The following are encoded together in the Candidatus Thorarchaeota archaeon genome:
- a CDS encoding 50S ribosomal protein L40e — MPVADIEKRKLAQHYLLYKSVCRDCGATNPLGAKKCRKCKRSDLRPKKRGKK; from the coding sequence ATGCCAGTCGCTGACATCGAGAAACGCAAGCTTGCACAGCACTACTTACTATACAAGTCAGTTTGCCGCGACTGCGGAGCGACCAATCCACTAGGCGCGAAGAAGTGTAGAAAGTGCAAGAGAAGCGACCTAAGACCCAAGAAACGGGGCAAGAAGTAG
- a CDS encoding MBL fold metallo-hydrolase produces MTQLTFLGSCREIGRSGFLVEQGNESLLVDYGVKLLDPPVFPQLVPTDTLQGVIVTHAHLDHSGAVPRLLSDEELFMYCTPATRDLTQLLVRDMDKLARGRLPFTTRDIARLRSQCQPVRYEETLPLGHEFEFTLFNAGHIPGSSMVSLRVNDKRVLFTGDFNAIASQLNHGARKNLPRHDIVVTESTYAKRINPNREEIEEALVQTVMETLERGGSALIPAFAVGRSQEIMCILAKHNLPAKYPIYVDGLARSVNEIVAKHPEYIASPKAFEMAVSHTRVIEDNRDRIQAANEGSVIITPAGMLKGGASQLYLKMLHDNPRHSLILVSFQIPGTPGAELLAKKKVTIGGKVFEVAADVRYHHLSSHSDSRGLMDVLMNIPGDPVFYVVHGESDSCDALAEKLEKKGRKAIVPSVNDRVEF; encoded by the coding sequence CCGTGTTTCCTCAGCTGGTCCCTACTGATACGCTTCAGGGAGTGATTGTCACACACGCGCATCTTGATCATTCTGGGGCTGTTCCCCGTCTGTTGTCGGATGAAGAACTCTTCATGTACTGCACTCCTGCGACGAGGGACCTGACTCAGCTACTGGTGCGCGATATGGACAAGCTGGCAAGAGGTCGCCTTCCGTTCACGACTAGGGACATTGCACGTCTGCGGAGTCAGTGTCAACCAGTCAGGTACGAAGAAACCCTCCCACTGGGCCATGAGTTTGAGTTCACTCTTTTCAATGCTGGTCATATACCGGGCAGTTCCATGGTCTCACTCCGAGTCAATGACAAGCGCGTGCTCTTCACTGGGGACTTCAATGCCATAGCGTCACAATTGAACCATGGTGCTCGGAAGAACTTGCCCAGACACGACATCGTGGTCACTGAGAGTACCTATGCTAAGCGCATCAATCCCAACAGGGAGGAGATTGAAGAGGCTCTTGTTCAGACAGTGATGGAGACTCTTGAACGCGGAGGCAGTGCCCTCATCCCCGCCTTTGCCGTGGGCAGAAGCCAAGAGATAATGTGCATTCTGGCAAAGCACAACCTCCCTGCAAAGTATCCCATCTACGTCGATGGTCTGGCACGGAGCGTAAACGAGATTGTTGCCAAACACCCAGAATACATCGCCTCTCCCAAGGCATTTGAGATGGCTGTGAGTCACACACGTGTCATTGAGGACAACCGTGACCGAATTCAGGCAGCTAACGAGGGCAGCGTAATCATCACACCCGCTGGGATGCTCAAGGGTGGAGCATCGCAGCTATACCTTAAGATGCTGCATGATAACCCACGACACAGTCTGATTCTCGTCAGTTTTCAGATTCCCGGCACTCCTGGCGCAGAACTCCTCGCCAAGAAGAAGGTCACAATAGGTGGCAAGGTGTTTGAAGTCGCCGCGGATGTCAGATACCATCATCTGAGCAGTCACTCAGACTCTCGTGGTCTCATGGACGTTCTGATGAACATTCCCGGAGACCCCGTGTTCTATGTTGTCCATGGGGAATCAGACTCTTGTGATGCGCTTGCCGAGAAGCTTGAAAAGAAGGGGCGAAAGGCCATCGTGCCCTCTGTCAACGACAGAGTGGAGTTCTAG
- a CDS encoding 50S ribosomal protein L38e, protein MPKQIDDVEKFLKMTEDAAECRVKRGRDSVKLKLRTGKYLYTLVLEPQKAESVIQQVKCQIVEARPEKEEQV, encoded by the coding sequence ATGCCAAAGCAGATTGATGATGTGGAAAAGTTCCTCAAGATGACCGAGGACGCAGCCGAGTGTCGTGTGAAGAGAGGTCGTGACAGCGTGAAACTGAAGCTCCGGACTGGCAAGTACCTCTACACACTAGTCTTGGAGCCCCAGAAAGCCGAGTCGGTCATTCAACAGGTGAAGTGTCAGATCGTTGAGGCGAGGCCCGAGAAAGAGGAGCAGGTCTAG